GCCGAACTCACCGACCGAGTCGACGAGTCGACGCTTTTGGTGTACGCCGAAACGCCCACCGTGCGGGGAGCGATAGAGGAACACCTCGGATCGATCGGGGACCTCACCGGCGAACACGACGCGCTCTTCGTCGTCGGGTCGGATCCGCTCGCCCTCGCGCTCTTGGAAGCGCCCGCACGTCTCGGTGCGGATATCGTGATCGGCGATGCCGCGACGCTCGGACTTCCCGCGGCGTACGGGATGGGAACCGGACTGTTCGCCTGCCGAGAGGCGTTTCTCAGACAGGTCCCCGGTCGGCTCGTCGGAGCCAGCGAGGACGCGACCGACAGGAGGGCGTACACCTTGACGCTCCAGACCCGCGAACAGCACATCCGACGCGAGCGAGCGACGTCGAACATCTGTACGAATCAGGCGTGGGTCGCTCTGCGAACCGCGATGCACATCGCGTGGCTCGGTCCCAGCGGGCTGGCCGAACTCGCGGAGGATTGTGTCGTCCATGCGAGAGAGCTCGCCGATCGATTGAACGAGATACGGGGGCTCAAGGCTCCGGTCCACGATCGACACCACTTCCGTGAGTTCGTCGCTCATACGGATCAGCCCGCTCAAGCGGTCGCCTCGGACCTCGAAGCGTCTGGATACGCGGTTCACGTCGTGGGAGAACACGAGATACAGCTCTGTGTTACCGAGACGAACGCCGACTCGATCGATGGACTCGTCGAGGCGGCGACGGAGGCGGCAAAATGACCGATGACTCCGCCGACGAACCGCTCACGTACGAACAGGCACGGTGGGCGAACGACGACGAGGTGTACGAACCGCTACTCTCCGAAAAGCACACCCAACGTGTAGACATCGATTCGTCGCTCCCCGACGAGCTGACCCGTGACAGCCTCGAACTCCCCGATCTGTCCGAACCCCAACTCGCTCGCCACTACACGCGGCTGTCGGAAATGAACTACGGTGTCGAATCCGGCCCCTTCCCGCTCGGCTCCTGTACCATGAAGTACAATCCGAAGTTCACCGAGGACGTCGCCGCACATCCGATGGCGTCCGTTCACCCCGACCGATCCGAGCGATCCGTCCAGGGCATCCTGGAGGTCCAATACCGCTTGCAGGAGCAACTCGCTCGGATCGGCGGAATGGACGCGGTTACCCTCCAGCCACCGGCCGGTGCGGCGGGCGAGTTCACCGGCATCCTGCTCGCTCGCGCGTATCACGAATCGAACGGCGATGACCGATCCGAGGTCGTCATCCCCGACTCCGCACACGGGACGAACTTCGCCAGCGCGGCGATGGCGGGGTACGACGTCGTCTCGCTGCCGAGCGCCGACGACGGCCGCGTCGATACGGACGCGCTCGCGGCGGCGCTTTCGCAGGAGACGGCCGCGTTGATGTTGACGAACCCCAACACGCTTGGCCTCTTCGAACGGGACATCGTCAAAATCGCCGAGATGGTTCACGACGTCGGCGGCTTGCTCTACTACGACGGGGCGAATCTCAACGCCCTGTTGGGGCGTGCTCGCCCCGGCGACATGGGCTTCGACATCATGCACTACAACGTCCACAAGACGTTCGCGACGCCGCACGGCGGCGGCGGCCCCGGTGCCGGCCCGGTCGGCGTCACCGACGAACTCGCGTTCTTCCTTCCCGATCCCCACGTCCGCCGATCGAACGGCGGGTACGAGAGATACAAACCGGAGCACTCGATCGGAAAAGTCCACGGCTACGACGGTAACTGGCTCGTGCTGTTGAAGACCTACGCCTACATCGCCCGCCTCGGGGACGAGGGACTCGCGGACGCGAGCGCGAAGGCGGTACTGAACGCCAACTATTTGGCTTCCCGGATCGACCACGAGATTCCGTTCGGGCCGTTCCATCACGAGTTCGTCGCGAGTGCAGGCGATCAGGACGCCGCCGACGTGGCCAAACGGATGCTCGATTACGGCGTCCATCCGCCGACGACGAAGTGGCCCGACATCGTCGACGAGGCGCTGATGACCGAACCGACCGAGATCGAGGGCAAACGGACGCTCGATCAACTCGCCGCCGCGTTCAACGCGGTCCACGGTGAGGACGCTGCGACCATCGAACGCGCCCCCGAACGGACGGCTGCCCGTCGCATCGATCAGGTGTCGGCCGCACGCAATCCGCGTCTCTCGTGGCAGGCGCTCGACGACGAATAGCGGCGTCTACGTTTCGTTAACCCGTTTTGCGTCGAGTAGGGATCGGTTTTCGCCCAAAATTCGAAATAGTTGACGCTGGCCGTCTCAATGCATACGCGTTGAAACTATTGCTCGGAAGAAAACTGAAATCACTCATCAACCAGTCTCGTTCAGCGTATCTTCGATCTAGCACTGATTCCAGGCGTGACCCTTTATGATCACAGAACACCGCAGTGCGCGCCAGCGAAGGAGGAACACAGCCGGGCTGAGTGTAGCTTCGACCGTGAGTTGAGAGAATGATCATATATCGTCTGTTCGCTGTCGTATTTATTTTCCAATACCAGCATTGGGTGAACAGGACGGGCACGCAAGAACGACGCCGTCCTTGTCGCTGAACACCCGTGCGAACTGAGCAGAAATATGCCCACCACAGGTAGCGCAATCAGGCACAGGTATCAGTAGAACTCCCGAACGAGGTCCGTTGCATTGTCCGGCGCTCCGTCGGGTATGACGGCCATATTCTCTGAGAGCCCTTCACGCTCTTCGTAGGCAACCGAGTGCTCGTCCTGATAGATCACACCCTGGTACTCTTTGTCCCCATCCATAATCGCGTCCGTAGCGTTGTCGTAGTCGGCCGGATCGTGATCTGCCTCGGCGAGATCAACAATCGTGTCTCGGAAGTAGTCGTAGGTATCGACGTCGTTGAACGTCACACAGGGGCTGTAGACGTTGACGAAGCCGAATCCGTCGTGTTCGACGGCTTTCTGAACGATCTCGGTGTGGCGCTGGCTGTCTGAACTGAACGACTGCGCAATGAACGTCCCACCGGCAGCCAGCGCGAGCGCGAGTGGGTTGACCGGCGGCTGTTTCGGACCCTCTGGCGTCGTCGACGTCTCGAAGTCCTCACGCGATGTCGGCGAGGCTTGTCCCTTCGTGAGGCCGTAGATGCGGTTGTCCATCACGATATAGGTCATGTCGACGTTGCGGCGGACGGCGTGGATGAAATGGCCAGCGCCAATCGAGTAGCCATCTCCGTCGCCGCCGGCGACCATCACTTCGAGGTTCGGATTCGCTAGCTTCGCCCCGATTCCCACGGGGAGTGCGCGACCGTGGACGCCGTGGAGCGCGTAGCTGTGCATGTAGGTACCGATCTTCCCGGAACAGCCGATACCCGCGACAATGAATGTGTTGTCCGGGTCATTCCCGGTGTTCGCCAACGCTTTCATCATCCCGTTCATCGTCCCGAAGTCACCGCAACCGGGACACCACGTGGGCTGCTTGTCGGACTTGAAGTCGGTGAATCTGATGTCGGTGCTCATCTTCTTACTGACCGCTTCCGACAGTATCTCGGAACTCGTCTTTCGAGCCGATGCCCGCTGGTTTCGGTCGTTGCGTACTCTGGGTTGGTATCATGCTTTCGAGTTCGTTACTGTCGAAATATTGATATTTGTTATTCGCTGTGCTTCGATTTCGGCCCTCACTTCCGGTGGGAGCGTTTCCAGTGTCTTGTCAATCTGTGGGTCAATCGACACGCCGTCAACTTTGATCGCAACCAGCTTGCCACGGCGACCGTGTGCAGCGACTTCGAATTCGAACGGTCGGTCACGTTCATCGACGCTGTGGACCCAGACTTTCGCGAGCCCGTTTGCACTCTCCCAGTGAACGCTGTCGACGACGGTAAGAGAGCCGGCCGGCGGGACGCACGACGATCCACACGACGGGCATTGAGCGGGATGTGGCCTCTCGCCGAGATAGGTATATTCTGCCCCGCACCGGTAGCACTGGAGTGATAGGGTCATAAGCGGTTCCTCAATCACCCCTCACAAGCGCCCCGCCCGCCCTGGGTCAACGTCGATGGCGTCGACGGGACACACATCGACACAGAGCATGCAGTCGATACACTGTGTCTCGTTGATCGGATCGGCTTTGATGTCGCTCTCGGGATGGCCTGGTGTATCTGTCCACTCGAACACGTCGACGGGACAGTCCTCGAGGC
The DNA window shown above is from Natronomonas salsuginis and carries:
- the gcvPA gene encoding aminomethyl-transferring glycine dehydrogenase subunit GcvPA translates to MTANGTPYAPHTEAETAAMLSALGVEREEELFDIPEEIRFDGTFDITNREERTTRALVGRVLSENDELVEFLGRGHYDHYVPSMIDHLTDRSEFLTSYTQYQPEIAQGFLQALFEYQSMIVELTGLDVANCSMYDAATALGEAATLAIRSREADGARVLVPERLHEGRRRTLENYLIGHDVDIEAYPMDDGNVDVAELTDRVDESTLLVYAETPTVRGAIEEHLGSIGDLTGEHDALFVVGSDPLALALLEAPARLGADIVIGDAATLGLPAAYGMGTGLFACREAFLRQVPGRLVGASEDATDRRAYTLTLQTREQHIRRERATSNICTNQAWVALRTAMHIAWLGPSGLAELAEDCVVHARELADRLNEIRGLKAPVHDRHHFREFVAHTDQPAQAVASDLEASGYAVHVVGEHEIQLCVTETNADSIDGLVEAATEAAK
- the gcvPB gene encoding aminomethyl-transferring glycine dehydrogenase subunit GcvPB — protein: MTDDSADEPLTYEQARWANDDEVYEPLLSEKHTQRVDIDSSLPDELTRDSLELPDLSEPQLARHYTRLSEMNYGVESGPFPLGSCTMKYNPKFTEDVAAHPMASVHPDRSERSVQGILEVQYRLQEQLARIGGMDAVTLQPPAGAAGEFTGILLARAYHESNGDDRSEVVIPDSAHGTNFASAAMAGYDVVSLPSADDGRVDTDALAAALSQETAALMLTNPNTLGLFERDIVKIAEMVHDVGGLLYYDGANLNALLGRARPGDMGFDIMHYNVHKTFATPHGGGGPGAGPVGVTDELAFFLPDPHVRRSNGGYERYKPEHSIGKVHGYDGNWLVLLKTYAYIARLGDEGLADASAKAVLNANYLASRIDHEIPFGPFHHEFVASAGDQDAADVAKRMLDYGVHPPTTKWPDIVDEALMTEPTEIEGKRTLDQLAAAFNAVHGEDAATIERAPERTAARRIDQVSAARNPRLSWQALDDE
- a CDS encoding DUF7563 family protein, which codes for MPDCATCGGHISAQFARVFSDKDGVVLACPSCSPNAGIGK
- a CDS encoding 2-oxoacid:ferredoxin oxidoreductase subunit beta; protein product: MSTDIRFTDFKSDKQPTWCPGCGDFGTMNGMMKALANTGNDPDNTFIVAGIGCSGKIGTYMHSYALHGVHGRALPVGIGAKLANPNLEVMVAGGDGDGYSIGAGHFIHAVRRNVDMTYIVMDNRIYGLTKGQASPTSREDFETSTTPEGPKQPPVNPLALALAAGGTFIAQSFSSDSQRHTEIVQKAVEHDGFGFVNVYSPCVTFNDVDTYDYFRDTIVDLAEADHDPADYDNATDAIMDGDKEYQGVIYQDEHSVAYEEREGLSENMAVIPDGAPDNATDLVREFY
- a CDS encoding 4Fe-4S dicluster domain-containing protein, producing MAIDPNFEQNRDVAEQHGGHRVWGAVDEPEQLGIHGTHVAVDFDICIADGACLEDCPVDVFEWTDTPGHPESDIKADPINETQCIDCMLCVDVCPVDAIDVDPGRAGRL